From the genome of Agromyces intestinalis:
CACTGCGGCATACATCCGCGCTTCACGCAGTTCGGACTCGAGACGGGTCTTGCGGCGTTCGAGCGAACGGTGGATCGCGGCCGGTGACGACGCGAGTCGGCGCTGGAGCGTCGTGAGGGCGAATCCGACTGCGGTTCGGCGGCGGTTGTCTCCCTCGATCGCGTCCGCCCTGTTCATCTCCTCGCGAACGTAGTCGGTGACGGAGACGTAGAGGTCCTTCTCAGGCTGGGAAAGGTCGTACTTGACCGTGAACGCGAAGCGCTCCGGGAACAGCCGCGTGCCCTCGAACGTCCGTAGCTCTTCCTTGACCAGTCGGCGCATGAGGTCCGAGACGTCGGCCTTGCGGCTGCCTTCGCGTGCGACGCCCTCGAAGCGATCGGAGTCGAGTAGGGCCATGAACAGCTGGAACTGCTGTTCCTTCCCGGAGTGGGGCGTTGCGGTCATCATCAGGAGATTGCGCGAGTGCTTCCCTAGCTCTTCGGCCATCTGGTAGCGCTTCGTCTTCTTGACTTCGCTGCCCCACACCGTGGCGGACATCTTGTGCGCTTCGTCGAAGATGATGAGATCCCAGTCGACCTCGTTAGCCTTGTCGAGGATGCCCTCGCTATTGCGCGCCAGGACGTCGAGCCGGGCCAGCCACAGACCACCGCGGGCGAAGGGGTTACCCTCGTGGAGAATCTTGTCGCGGGTAAGTACCTCGAACTCCAGGTCGAACTTCTCCCGCATCTCCTCGTCCCACTGGTCGACAAGTGCGCCAGGGGAAACCACCATGACGTTCGCCGCGTCGCCGCGGAGCAGCAGTTCCTTGATCAGGAGTCCAGCCATCACTGTTTTCCCTGCGCCGGGGTCATCCGCCAGGACGTAACGCAGCGGCTGCTTGTGCAGCATAATCTCGTACACTGCGCGGAGCTGGTGCGGCAACGGTCGGACATCGCTCGTCCCTAGAGCCGCTTGCGGGTCGAACAGGTATGCCAAACGCATCCGACGGGCTTCGGCGGCGAGTAGGAATGCGCTCGGATCGGCATCGAATGCGAATGCCTGCCCTGCATCCACTTCGCGAATATGGCCGAGGGCATCCGCAAAGATGATCTTTTCCGCAATCCCAGTCTCAGTCCGGTATGCGACGTTCGCTGACTCCTCCGTCAACCGCTCCACGGCGACGATTTGCACAGGATCTGGTCCAGCGAGACCAGCGACGGTCGCTCCGACTCTCAACTTGTCGAGCACCTCACGCCCCCTGGGTGTTATTCAGTTCGACAATCGAGTCGAGTGAAGCCCCGGCCGCCACGTGCAACTTAGACCTCCAGAGCGAGCCGGACCAACTACAACATCCCACCGTAGCGAAGCAATGCAGATGCATCCCCGTTCCGGTCGCGCGCCGCGGGTGAGCACCCCCTTCTGGGGGTAGTGTCTCGCAGGCGTTCCTCCCGGCAGGCCAGGCAGGCCGGGACCTGATGCTCACGCGCAACGCATGTTCCAACAGATCAGTTTGAGCCGCATCCGCCAGCTCGCCCCGGCGAATGTAGTGGTGCACCGCGCTCGGGGTACCGGTGTGGCCCAACAGCTTGGCTGTGAGCTCGGCCTCCCGTCGTCGTTCACAGGCGGGGGCGACGGTCCGGCGGAACCGGTGCGGCGGATCCTGGGTGTTCGCGCCCGCTGACCATTTGCGGGGCAATATCGGAGTCCCGCCCAACGTTGGCGGGAGTCGCGACGCTCTCGGTCAGTCGTCCGGCGCCAACCGCTGCAACACCTCCGCCGCCGCCGGGTTCACCGAGCGGTCCGGCTCCGCGTAGTGCTCCTTCGTCGTCGACGTCGAGGTATGACCCAACACGTCGGCAGCAGCCTGGATGCTGACCTCGTTCGCCAGCAACGTCGCGCCGGTCCGCCGGAACGCGTGCGGCGTGATCTCCATGTCGTCCATGCCGGCGCTCGCGAGGATCGCGCGAAACGTCCGCCTCGCGTTGTTCGGCGTGAGCGGCGTGCCCTTCCGCGAGTGGAAAAGCAACGCCTCCTCGTCGTCCCGCGCGATCAGCGCCAGTCTCCTGCGGATCACCTCCGCCGCGAATGGCGGCACCGCGATGACCCGATTCGACTCGTGGGTCTTCGGGTGCGACTGTCGGAACACTCCCTTGCCCTTGCTCACGATGATCGTGCCCGTGATGTATACACGGGGCGGGTCGGCGGTCATGTCCACGTCGCACCGACGCAGCGCGAGGGCCTCGCCGATCCGGATGGCGGTGCCAAGCATTACCTCGATAAGATCTCGGATCTGTCCGTCGGGGCGAGGGCCGTATCGTCCCTCCTCAGTGCGCCAGGTGCGCGCAGCCACACGTATCTGGGCGATTTGCGCGGGCGTGAGCGCCTTCGGCACGTGCTTCGGCTTCTTCAGTCTCGAGGTCTCCTTCACCGGGTTACGCGGGACGATCTCGCGCCGTACCGCGAACGACATCACCATCCCGAGGATCGTCCGCGAGTGCTTTGCCCGCGGGTAGGACTTCGCCCGCTGTGTCTTCAGGAAGCTCTCGACGCGTCCGACGGTCACCTCGCGCACGGTGAAGTTCCCGAACGTCGGCATCACGAGCGTTCGGAGTTCGCGTTCGTACGTCTCCTTCGTGTTGTCCGCCAGATCGTGATCCCGACGCATGTCTTCCAGCCAGGCAGCGGCGAGGTCGCTGAAGGGCGAGTCCGCAGAGAGCCCGTCGGCGCCGTCACCGAGACGCATCCGACCCGTGAGCTCCTTCTTCAGCGCCCAAGCCGCCGCCGCTCGGCTCTCTGCGGTCCACGAGACCTGACGCGTCACGCCGTCCCAATCGCGGTACCGTGTCGAGGCGCGATACTTCCGCACTGCGATCTTCTGTACGGTGATCTCCCCGAACGTGCCGATCGGCAGGCGCTTCCGTCCCGCCATCAGCGTCCGCCTCCGCTGCGCATCATCGC
Proteins encoded in this window:
- a CDS encoding tyrosine-type recombinase/integrase: MAGRKRLPIGTFGEITVQKIAVRKYRASTRYRDWDGVTRQVSWTAESRAAAAWALKKELTGRMRLGDGADGLSADSPFSDLAAAWLEDMRRDHDLADNTKETYERELRTLVMPTFGNFTVREVTVGRVESFLKTQRAKSYPRAKHSRTILGMVMSFAVRREIVPRNPVKETSRLKKPKHVPKALTPAQIAQIRVAARTWRTEEGRYGPRPDGQIRDLIEVMLGTAIRIGEALALRRCDVDMTADPPRVYITGTIIVSKGKGVFRQSHPKTHESNRVIAVPPFAAEVIRRRLALIARDDEEALLFHSRKGTPLTPNNARRTFRAILASAGMDDMEITPHAFRRTGATLLANEVSIQAAADVLGHTSTSTTKEHYAEPDRSVNPAAAEVLQRLAPDD